A single window of Pseudomonadota bacterium DNA harbors:
- the panB gene encoding 3-methyl-2-oxobutanoate hydroxymethyltransferase, with amino-acid sequence MSRQHESPRLTTLRIRAMKAEGRKIAMLTAYDYTLASLVDDAGVDMVLVGDSLGMVMLGYDSTIPVTLDDMVMHTRAVTRAVKRALVVADMPFGSYQASVEQGVRSAVRLMQEGRAQAVKVEGGAPVVPLVAALTSAGIPVQGHLGLTPQSVNQLGGYRVQGRSDDQARAIIDDAKALEAAGAFSIVAECMPSDVGAALTRSVAIPVIGIGAGVDCDGQVLVLHDMLGLYRHRTPRFVKRFGDLGAEATRAIEAYVSEVRDGVFPGLEHSYAPTAKEE; translated from the coding sequence ATGTCGCGCCAGCACGAATCGCCACGCCTCACCACCCTCCGCATCCGCGCAATGAAGGCAGAGGGGCGCAAGATCGCCATGCTCACCGCCTACGACTACACCCTGGCCAGCCTGGTCGACGATGCCGGGGTCGACATGGTTCTCGTGGGCGACTCGCTGGGCATGGTGATGCTCGGCTACGACAGCACCATTCCCGTGACCCTCGACGACATGGTGATGCACACCCGCGCCGTCACCCGAGCGGTGAAGCGCGCGCTGGTGGTGGCCGACATGCCGTTCGGCAGCTACCAGGCCAGCGTCGAGCAGGGGGTGCGCAGCGCCGTGCGACTCATGCAGGAGGGCCGCGCCCAGGCCGTCAAGGTCGAGGGCGGAGCACCCGTCGTGCCCCTGGTGGCGGCCCTCACCTCCGCCGGCATCCCGGTGCAGGGGCACCTCGGCCTCACCCCCCAGTCGGTGAACCAGCTCGGGGGCTATCGGGTGCAGGGGCGCTCCGACGATCAGGCCCGCGCCATCATCGATGACGCGAAGGCCCTCGAGGCCGCCGGCGCCTTCAGCATCGTGGCCGAGTGCATGCCCTCCGATGTGGGGGCTGCGCTCACGCGCAGCGTCGCCATCCCCGTCATCGGCATCGGGGCGGGCGTCGACTGCGACGGGCAGGTGCTGGTGCTGCACGACATGCTGGGTCTCTACCGCCATCGCACGCCCCGCTTCGTGAAGCGCTTCGGCGACCTCGGCGCGGAGGCCACCCGCGCAATCGAGGCGTACGTCAGCGAGGTCCGCGACGGCGTCTTCCCCGGCCTCGAGCACAGCTACGCACCGACGGCAAAGGAGGAATGA